The genomic DNA GTCAAGCCTCTGAAAATCAGAGATGGCGTTTGACAATAAGATCTTAACTTGCTAAAATGTCACAACTTTCTCGTATTGTGTTTAGAAAAGTATGAAAACGCGTATTTTTATCTTATTCCTATTGCTAATCGCATCTGGACTCACACACGCCGAAACGACTGACGGCAGAATCGCTTTTGATTGCCCTGATGCACCACACGCCCAATTTCAATTCCATTTTACTCGCGAACTTATCGCACTTGCTGGCACGACAGCACCTTTTAACACAGTGTCGGATATTTATTTCCGCACCTATGACGCTGAAGTCGGTATATTTGATCAATTCGCGCAGTACTATGGTGAGACCTTGAAAACCGCAAACTGGCAAAGTCTACAAGAAGATAACGACGTATTCCTCTATACGCTGGAGGCATCCAGTGTGCAGAGTTCGCAGTCAGATAAAGCGATTTTGGGTATCTTCGCAGTTGTAAAAAGCGACAGCGATGTGCATCTGCTAAACATCGTAGGCAATATTCCGCCGCAACAGACAAGGCAGCTTTTAGCGAATCTGGGTCAAATTGGGATAGAGGTCTCTGCATTAGAATCGCTTGATGCGCAAATATTTCAGAAATTTGAAAAACCACCAGAACCGATGGCACCACCAACCTTGTTGCGTACCACTGGCAAGCAGCCAGATTTTTTTAGCGTGAAGTTTTCAACGAAAAGAGAGGCGTCAAAGTTTGGCTTCTCGTTCTCAAGAAGCCACAATGAAACCCTTCATGGACAGTGGCATTACTATGGGCATCCGATTGAACAGATCCATATTCGGTCTGACAGTAAAGCGCGTATAGCCGAAATTAGTGAGGCACTTCAAAAAGGACCCGCTGACATTGAGGCTGTAATGGCGCGTCTTCCATCCGTAAATACATCTGAATATAAGAAGAAACTTATTGTTCACACATCGGAACGTCTTGCGACGATTAGCGTTGGGAATATACCAGACCATAAAAATGAACCTTTTATGTTAGCGAAACAGTTTCGGACCGGAGAAGGGGAGCCAATTCGTGAGATACGGATTCAAGGACATCGAGACACACATCTGAAGGATGTTAAAAAGGCACTTGAAAAGGGGCCGGAAGACATCGAAAAGGCGATCAGAACACTGCCGAGCGAGATATCGGGTTTAGAAGATGCACGTCTCCGAATTGAAGGGGAAGGTGCTCAACGTACAGCGATAATTACCATAGTCGAAACACCGCTTCCCTTACGTTTTTATTTTGATAGTGCCCCGTGGGCTGGGTTCAATCGCGTCACTGGATGGGAGTTAGGGGCACGTGTCAATTCTGGTTATCGGAAAGGGGAGCGTCCAAACACATCTTACAACATCAGCGTTCCGAGTGTCTTCCGTGGCGATGATCTCTCAAAATTTTTCGGACGGGTCGGTTATGGATTTGGTAATAAACAGTTCTATTACCGGATTGGTGGCAAGGCTGCTTGGGATGAACCTGATTCGTGGCATCTTGGATTAACAACGCAGTTCCATCGCACGACAAGCGTCATTGCCCCGGATCTTTTTCCGTTTTATGATGATACAGGTATGAGCATTCTCCGAGTTTTGGGGGTGCCGGATCATCAGAATTACTATTTGAGGGAAGGACTTGAGATCGCCTTACAATGGAGACCTATTCGGCAAAGGCATTCGTTCAAACTGAGTCTACTTGCGGAGTCACACGACAGTCTACAAAAAAGCACGGATTGGCACTTCTTCAACTGGCGGTCAAAATCAGAAGTGCGTGAAAATCCAGTAGTAACGCCGGGTAGAATGCGGAGTGTCATGTTCAGATACGATTACAGTACTCGGCACGATTTTCTCGGTTGGCACAATACCTTTTTCGCTGAGCATAGCAATACGGCGATCGGATCCGATTTTGATTTTACACGGTATCAACTCCACCTACGCTATGCGCATCCGTTGGGTAGCCATCAGGTACGCACACGGACAGTCGGCAGCTTTTCAACCGCACCGCTGCCGATTCAACGCCAATTTGTTATCGGTGGACCCGGGTTACTGAACGGCTATCCGCTTTACGCTTTTGCGGGTGACCGGGGATTCCTCTTCAATATCGAGTTTCTTTTCCATTTGCCTGCGTTAATGACTTGGAATAGCGTATTCGATTTTTCCGATTTCCCTCTTTTTTTAGCGCTGTTTTTTGATGCCGGGCAGGCATGGAACGCGTCAGAGGAGAAATACATTTTTGAACCCAAGAGCAATGCTGGTATCGGCTTGCAGTTCGGTGAAACAGATCTTATCTTGCGGTTTAACGTTTCACAAGCCTTTGAAGCCGATCAAGGAATTCAGTTCAACACAGCGTGGTTTTATAGTTTCTAAGCGAAATTAATTCTGTTTAGGTGTCCTTTCTGACCGCACAGTTTCAAATGCAGGGGGTATAATGCGATGCGAAGACGCACAAACCGTGCCTTGTTGCTATCATTTGGTCTACATATTGCGTTGGCGTTAATGCTCTCCCCGTTTCTTGTGAATCATTTCGATGCAGAGAAAGAGAGCATATCTGCGGAGATCCTGGAAGTGGACTCGGAAAAACGGGTGAAACGGCAGGTTTTGCCGCCGCGTCTGCGGCTAATGGCACGAGCGGCAAGTGCTGAAACATCATCGGCTTCACCGGCTTCACCGACTTATGCGCCGCGGGTCAGTGCGCCTAAAGCACCCGTTCATACCGATGTTGCGCCTGATGTCGTTACACACGCCGATATACCAAAAGCGGATCGTCCCAGTGTCGTTTCCAATACCAGTTTTGGCGAAGGGAAAACTCTGGGAGGTCCCGTTGCCATTGAAGGGCAGAATGGAAGAGGCGCGGGTGGCGTTGGTGTCGGTTTCGGTGGACCTGATCGTCAAGGGAGTGGCTTTGGCATGGGGTTAGCCAGTGGGATGGGTGTATCGGAAGCCGGACTGGATATCCCGGTTCGTATAGATACAGGACTCGGTATTTTTGGTACGGAAGTGAAACCCGGGCACGGATTAGTCGGACAAGTTTATGTACCCGGGGAGGTTATCTCCCAAATGCCTGATTTTGACAGCTTGGTACCTGTCTATACTTTTGTCACA from Candidatus Poribacteria bacterium includes the following:
- a CDS encoding PA14 domain-containing protein → MRRRTNRALLLSFGLHIALALMLSPFLVNHFDAEKESISAEILEVDSEKRVKRQVLPPRLRLMARAASAETSSASPASPTYAPRVSAPKAPVHTDVAPDVVTHADIPKADRPSVVSNTSFGEGKTLGGPVAIEGQNGRGAGGVGVGFGGPDRQGSGFGMGLASGMGVSEAGLDIPVRIDTGLGIFGTEVKPGHGLVGQVYVPGEVISQMPDFDSLVPVYTFVTANLNVPKRIYTAGFPTPEKQSVIENFAIRFRTELEINIPGTYIFELSSDDGSQLYINGSLVVDNDGIHSVISRQGRIRLGTGIHLVEIHYFQGPRDAIALQWFYQPPNGFRQIVPPDVIYHPGEPQIPDALKKLQQRLKRVQE